A region of Ictidomys tridecemlineatus isolate mIctTri1 chromosome 4, mIctTri1.hap1, whole genome shotgun sequence DNA encodes the following proteins:
- the Ier5l gene encoding immediate early response gene 5-like protein has product MECALDAQSLISISLRKIHSSRTQRGGIKLHKNLLVSYVLRNARQLYLSERYAELYRRQQQQQQQQQQQPPHHQHQHLAYAAPGMPASAADFGSLQLGGGGDAEAREPVARHQLHQLHQLHQLHLQQQLHQHQHPAPRGCAAAAAGAPAGGAGALSELPGCAALQPPHGAPHRGQPLEPLQPGPAPLPLPPPAPAALCPRDPRASAACSASSAPPGAAPPAAAAASPPASPAPASSPGFYRGAYPAPSDFGVHCSSQTTVLDLDTHVVTTVENGYLHQDCCASAHCPCCGQGAPGPGLASAAGCKRKYYPGQEEEDDDEEDAGDLGAEPPGGAAFAPCKRARFEDFCPDSSPDASNISNLISIFGSGFSGLVSRQPDSSEQPPPLNGQLCAKQALASLGAWTRAIVAF; this is encoded by the coding sequence ATGGAGTGCGCCCTGGACGCCCAGAGCCTGATCAGCATCTCCCTGCGCAAGATCCACAGCTCCCGGACCCAGCGCGGCGGCATCAAGCTGCACAAGAACCTCCTGGTGTCCTACGTGCTCCGCAACGCGCGCCAGCTCTACCTGAGCGAGCGCTACGCCGAGCTTTACCGgcgccagcagcagcagcagcagcagcaacagcagcagccgccccaccaccagcaccagcacctcGCGTACGCAGCGCCGGGCATGCCGGCCAGCGCGGCCGACTTCGGCTCGCTCCAACTTGGCGGCGGCGGGGACGCGGAGGCGCGTGAGCCGGTCGCCCGGCACCAGCTGCACCAGCTCCACCAGCTCCACCAGCTGCACCTCCAGCAGCAGctgcaccagcaccagcacccaGCGCCCAGGGGctgcgcggcggcggcggccggggCGCCCGCGGGCGGCGCGGGGGCGCTCTCGGAGCTGCCCGGGTGCGCCGCGCTCCAGCCGCCGCACGGCGCGCCCCACCGCGGGCAACCCTTGGAGCCGCTGCAGCCGGGTCCTGCGCCGCTACCGCTACCGCCGCCTGCGCCCGCCGCGCTCTGCCCGCGGGACCCTCGCGCCTCAGCCGCCTGCTCTGCGTCCTCCGCGCCCCCGGGGGCGGCCCCtccggccgccgccgccgcctccccaCCAGCCTCTCCGGCCCCCGCCTCTTCCCCTGGCTTCTACCGGGGCGCGTACCCGGCCCCCTCGGACTTCGGCGTTCACTGCAGCAGCCAGACCACCGTGCTGGACCTGGACACTCACGTGGTGACCACGGTGGAAAACGGCTACTTGCACCAGGACTGCTGCGCCTCCGCCCACTGCCCCTGCTGTGGCCAGGGCGCTCCGGGACCGGGCCTGGCGTCCGCCGCGGGCTGCAAGCGCAAGTATTACCCTGGCCAGGAGGAAGAGGACGACGACGAGGAGGACGCGGGCGACCTGGGGGCCGAGCCCCCCGGGGGCGCTGCGTTCGCCCCCTGCAAGCGCGCCCGCTTCGAGGACTTCTGTCCGGACTCGTCCCCGGACGCGTCCAACATCTCAAACTTGATCTCCATCTTTGGCTCGGGCTTCTCCGGGCTGGTGAGCCGACAGCCGGACTCCTCCGAGCAGCCGCCGCCGCTCAACGGGCAGCTGTGCGCCAAGCAGGCGCTCGCTAGTCTCGGCGCCTGGACTCGAGCCATTGTCGCCTTCTAG